The following coding sequences are from one Paenibacillus sp. FSL R5-0912 window:
- a CDS encoding MarR family winged helix-turn-helix transcriptional regulator, with translation MNSERTKILNFMIAINKLDGLYYSIAKQIGVHENEFVLLYALSDRKPHTQRQICDEWQVPRTTINSVTRKFVKLGYIDLVPTGHKEKELSLTETGNDYLTTIFSDVFAAESDAFRSTLEPCVDIVTHVISEFVVSLETSLNNIKQEKVKKNENE, from the coding sequence ATGAATTCTGAACGCACAAAAATACTAAACTTTATGATTGCAATCAATAAACTAGACGGCTTATATTACTCTATTGCTAAGCAAATAGGGGTCCATGAGAATGAATTTGTGCTATTATACGCCCTTTCAGACAGGAAACCACATACACAACGCCAAATCTGTGATGAATGGCAGGTACCTCGCACAACGATCAACTCAGTCACTCGGAAATTTGTAAAGTTAGGATATATAGATCTTGTTCCTACCGGTCATAAAGAAAAGGAATTATCGTTAACAGAAACTGGAAATGACTATCTTACAACCATCTTTTCAGATGTTTTCGCCGCTGAAAGTGATGCATTTAGATCCACTTTAGAGCCATGTGTAGACATTGTGACACATGTCATTTCAGAATTTGTCGTATCTCTTGAAACATCACTGAACAATATCAAACAGGAGAAGGTAAAAAAAAATGAAAATGAATGA
- a CDS encoding GNAT family N-acetyltransferase — MKMNELIFEPVIESGLTSFKKRLQHAFSLAIIVMDEDASDKLIPPDQDIERNFYSKGAETYNIYKSGHRIGGVIVSINDVTNHNHLDFFFIEPEHHSKGIGFEVWQAIEEKYPNTLVWQTGTPYFEKRNIHFYVNKCGFQINAFYNEHYPDPHFQHEDPSDDHDGFDDGFFNFIKIMKSNNHK; from the coding sequence ATGAAAATGAATGAACTCATCTTCGAACCCGTCATTGAATCCGGATTAACGTCGTTTAAAAAGAGACTCCAGCATGCATTTTCTCTAGCCATAATAGTCATGGATGAAGATGCTTCTGACAAGCTTATTCCACCCGACCAAGATATTGAGAGAAATTTTTATAGCAAAGGAGCAGAAACTTATAACATCTACAAGAGCGGCCATCGTATCGGCGGCGTTATTGTGTCTATTAATGACGTAACAAACCATAATCATTTGGACTTTTTCTTTATCGAACCAGAACATCACAGCAAGGGCATTGGTTTTGAAGTGTGGCAAGCAATCGAAGAAAAATATCCCAATACTCTAGTCTGGCAAACTGGTACACCTTACTTTGAAAAGAGAAACATCCACTTTTACGTGAATAAATGCGGCTTTCAAATCAATGCATTTTACAATGAACACTATCCAGATCCCCATTTCCAACATGAAGACCCTTCAGATGATCATGATGGGTTTGATGATGGGTTCTTTAATTTTATAAAGATCATGAAATCCAACAATCATAAATAG
- a CDS encoding heparan-alpha-glucosaminide N-acetyltransferase domain-containing protein, translated as MLKVIYLRSFFSEEAVNTGRQKELDIAKGLAVIFMIWQHILGVFEVPTYSAFEDFAVSILGSPFAAPVFMFTMGMGITYSRKNHPSDLFSRGLHLFVIGFVLNVCRWIIPETIRTFIAGDAFNMTALHNFFMMDILQFAALAFIFIGIVKKLNIPSTAVIVIALICSLLGDIFLFKSDNFLIADIVGLIIPTNGNVTFPFVNWIIFVVSGFYFAHLYRYLKDKKGFFFKVTPLALAISLTYIAYCFIAKKGMFVDEHSFFFMTFTGMIFNIILVIGWIGLLYLLFNQTKGPVIAFMTGLSKNINSVYVIQWTIIGFLSTIFSISLSHFTEIILLVSILLTSYGLSFVWLTIKKSKKQLH; from the coding sequence ATGTTAAAAGTTATTTATTTAAGAAGCTTCTTTTCGGAAGAAGCTGTAAACACTGGGCGTCAAAAGGAATTGGATATTGCAAAAGGTCTCGCAGTTATTTTTATGATATGGCAACATATTCTTGGTGTATTTGAAGTACCAACCTATAGTGCTTTTGAGGATTTCGCTGTCAGTATTTTAGGCTCTCCTTTTGCTGCTCCTGTCTTTATGTTTACTATGGGGATGGGCATTACCTATTCCCGTAAGAACCACCCATCTGATTTATTTAGTAGAGGATTACATCTCTTTGTTATTGGATTTGTTCTGAATGTCTGCAGGTGGATCATCCCTGAAACAATACGAACATTTATTGCTGGAGACGCATTCAATATGACTGCACTTCATAACTTTTTTATGATGGATATTCTCCAATTCGCAGCTTTGGCATTTATTTTTATTGGCATTGTCAAGAAATTAAATATTCCTTCCACAGCCGTTATTGTCATCGCCCTCATTTGTTCACTCTTAGGAGATATTTTTTTGTTCAAATCAGACAATTTTCTCATTGCTGATATCGTTGGTCTAATCATACCGACAAATGGCAATGTGACCTTTCCATTTGTGAATTGGATTATTTTTGTTGTCTCAGGGTTTTATTTTGCTCACTTATATCGGTATTTAAAAGATAAAAAAGGCTTCTTCTTTAAGGTCACACCACTCGCCCTCGCCATCTCATTAACCTATATCGCTTATTGTTTTATCGCTAAAAAGGGTATGTTTGTTGATGAACATTCATTCTTCTTTATGACATTCACAGGTATGATTTTTAACATTATCTTGGTAATAGGATGGATCGGACTACTCTATTTATTATTTAATCAAACCAAAGGTCCAGTGATAGCCTTCATGACTGGCTTAAGCAAAAATATAAATTCAGTCTATGTCATCCAATGGACCATTATCGGATTCTTATCAACAATTTTTTCCATTTCTCTATCGCACTTCACAGAAATCATCCTTCTTGTTTCAATACTACTGACTTCTTATGGCTTAAGTTTCGTATGGTTAACAATAAAAAAAAGTAAAAAGCAACTGCACTGA
- the sstT gene encoding serine/threonine transporter SstT encodes MNALLLKWNQVSLVKRIFVGIIIGSILALAFPDATGFTIFGSLFVSSLKAIAPVLVLLLVMTAISQHKKGHQTNMKSIIALYGLSTFLAGLTAVIASFIFPVSLSLVTGADDLSPPDGIIEVLKSLLFKVVDNPVNALMNANYIGILTWALLLGIALKGANDSTKIMLTNFSDAVSHIVKWVINLAPLGIMGLVYDSITANGLSSLLDYGKLLLVLIGCMLFIALVVNPVIVYLKIRRNPYPLVLYCLKESGITAFFTRSSAANIPVNMSLCEQLELDKDTYSVSIPLGATINMAGAAVTISVLTLAAVHTVGIEVDFGTALILSILSAVAAAGASGVAGGSLLLIPLACSIFGISNDVAIQVVGVGFIIGVLQDSFETALNSSSDLLFTATAEYAEKRKEGGVRVNTKKVTDL; translated from the coding sequence ATGAACGCTTTATTGCTCAAATGGAATCAAGTAAGCCTAGTAAAACGAATATTTGTGGGGATCATAATTGGTAGTATCCTGGCTTTAGCGTTTCCTGATGCAACAGGCTTCACCATTTTCGGTTCCTTGTTTGTATCCTCATTAAAGGCCATCGCGCCTGTATTGGTCCTGCTCTTAGTGATGACTGCTATCTCGCAGCATAAAAAGGGCCACCAGACGAATATGAAGTCGATTATTGCTCTATATGGGTTAAGTACTTTTTTGGCCGGTCTAACTGCAGTTATTGCAAGTTTTATCTTCCCGGTGAGCTTGTCACTTGTAACGGGTGCGGACGACCTATCTCCACCTGACGGGATTATAGAAGTACTGAAGAGCTTGCTGTTTAAGGTTGTCGACAACCCAGTAAACGCCCTAATGAATGCCAACTATATAGGTATCCTGACTTGGGCTCTCCTTCTTGGTATAGCTCTAAAAGGTGCCAATGATAGTACAAAAATAATGCTCACTAACTTTTCTGATGCGGTATCCCATATCGTTAAGTGGGTAATCAACCTGGCGCCTCTGGGCATCATGGGACTTGTGTATGATTCTATTACAGCCAATGGACTTTCATCCTTGCTTGATTACGGTAAACTACTTCTCGTGCTTATTGGTTGTATGTTATTTATAGCGCTTGTTGTTAACCCAGTGATTGTATATCTGAAAATCCGCCGAAATCCTTACCCGCTTGTTCTTTATTGCCTGAAGGAAAGTGGGATTACGGCATTCTTTACTCGCAGCTCTGCTGCAAACATTCCAGTCAACATGAGCTTATGTGAACAATTGGAGCTTGATAAGGATACCTATTCGGTGTCCATTCCCTTAGGTGCTACCATTAATATGGCGGGTGCAGCGGTTACGATTTCCGTCTTGACTCTCGCTGCTGTTCATACAGTCGGCATTGAAGTGGATTTTGGCACAGCACTTATTCTTAGTATCCTATCTGCCGTAGCTGCTGCTGGGGCCTCAGGCGTTGCTGGAGGGTCGCTCTTACTGATTCCTCTAGCGTGCAGCATATTCGGCATTTCGAATGATGTTGCCATTCAGGTCGTTGGTGTAGGTTTCATCATCGGCGTGTTGCAGGACTCTTTTGAAACTGCGCTTAATTCTTCCTCGGACTTACTCTTTACTGCAACCGCTGAATATGCGGAAAAACGTAAAGAAGGAGGAGTTCGTGTTAATACGAAAAAAGTGACTGACCTATAG
- a CDS encoding acyl carrier protein: MQQKVIEIIAEIKEEPGLLQTLSGASDLTLDAALDSLQIINFILRIEDEFDVEVDFDTFDLEHLKSVDRFSAYVEGLAVR, from the coding sequence ATGCAGCAAAAGGTTATTGAGATTATCGCGGAAATCAAGGAGGAGCCGGGCCTGCTTCAGACGCTGAGCGGAGCTTCCGATCTGACACTGGACGCCGCACTGGATTCGCTGCAAATCATCAACTTTATTCTGAGAATCGAAGACGAATTCGATGTCGAAGTAGACTTTGATACCTTTGATCTTGAGCATTTGAAATCGGTGGACCGCTTCTCCGCGTATGTCGAGGGGCTTGCTGTACGATGA
- a CDS encoding S-layer homology domain-containing protein — protein sequence MNSRKCVISISRLLVIIMLFSVFTYTPVPAAAAGEELPVELSDLIAQAEALKTGNPEFPLQVSQSVYGSVYGSDVNQALPWVHVDELQALNDALELARNVNTPADEAIAILKAAIVTFNENIKSDGSDPYFRLDPGPGKVPVKVTAPTNTWTARTPLDNRVPADFAGGTFKTIPYPFADSQGKAEVLQIHYAHNGKSTFGGISLESPLSPAVNVTEGSTIEFDVYYPKSAQGKFMRWRIRNTGTNLDTYLRDYQYNNLNPDWVGSYNGESWLKAHHSITASTGNSSNFILELHGENARPAETGMLLVANIEITAPDPSGVALPSVVNKENQSAVAPLKSLYNKENGLFMVGAIGTGPVTGTRANHYEIFVDGNNLKADGTHPRGPEWLKSVSGEALNGATTTPGLAEYSFPTNSYQAIRDSGTPGQYKSHGHVLAWYNQAPGWMTQMIPANLTSGYNGGTDFYGLGNGVTTTVKVDKEMARRVQFNHTMYVMRHFLTTDTKYGSSESRGVIPFNSWDVLNEEVHESRHSELIPGDANSWRTSLKHTNWLAAMSDDQIGGDITDHYIYLLFKNAHIAAPNAKMAAAYKANYTNLPEYMKLDGHDNDGSIDTYIVDNPPKLTYNDYGLATRSKARTVYNMVLELNTAWRSDPLYDGRPLIEDIGIQGHDAVGKTLASDNQYAMALYASLVDRGLLSGITYSELDLKVPTDAPGGGATAPAVLNVRQSDALGYQYALLYKTFNKFAPYIDHIISWGVSGSGWQGSYVLFDGQSNANAGYYGAMKPDRFILGHSYLDGFFTGEFEKIQNDVIDLGDLGVYRPGSVNADLSSLTLSAGTLQPAFNTATTEYDVSLKDADSITVTAAAADSRSSIKVNDKVVASGTASEAIALTPGTRTDIKVEVTGADGRVKTYTLKVVNGKTETPSTPEPGTPSATPTPATSSTPAPEVPSAPAPAASATPAPSAPVVQGQTVTMQATVNKGTALVKVSDLAKAKEFMEKNVTLDIPAAQGVNSYSVGLPAAALTSGTKDDKLTISTEFGQVVISGNMLTGVTESSGKEVALEIGKGDKSGLPAEVKAALGDRPVIQLSLKVDGKEAAWSNPDAPVTVSVPYKPSADDLKNPEMIGVWYIDGSGNVMTVPSGRYASKTGRVTFTTTHFSDFAVAYVSRTFKDLGTAAWAKNAIEVLTSKDILKTEGGEFHPSTEITRADFLYSLVRALGLTAKGNGNFSDVQENAYYYNEIAIAKALGITNGLDNGRFGSALKITRQDMMVLTERALKLEKKLNNPGAAEDLEKFSDKSKVASYAVNSVAAMVKEGLIEGSGNKVNPAGNTTKAEAAVFLYRLYNK from the coding sequence ATGAACAGTAGAAAATGTGTAATCAGCATCTCCCGCCTCCTAGTCATCATCATGTTGTTCTCCGTATTCACGTATACTCCTGTCCCGGCTGCTGCGGCCGGAGAAGAATTGCCAGTTGAACTGAGCGACCTCATTGCTCAAGCCGAAGCCCTAAAAACCGGCAATCCGGAATTTCCGCTCCAAGTCAGCCAGTCTGTCTATGGTTCCGTCTATGGTTCTGATGTGAACCAGGCTTTGCCCTGGGTGCATGTCGACGAACTCCAAGCTCTTAATGATGCGCTTGAGCTCGCGCGTAATGTGAACACTCCCGCCGACGAAGCTATAGCCATTCTTAAAGCAGCCATAGTCACTTTCAATGAAAATATTAAGTCAGACGGCTCCGATCCTTATTTCCGTCTTGATCCGGGTCCGGGTAAGGTTCCTGTAAAAGTTACCGCGCCCACGAATACCTGGACGGCCAGAACTCCGCTTGACAACCGTGTCCCCGCTGACTTTGCCGGCGGCACGTTCAAGACGATCCCGTATCCTTTTGCAGATTCCCAAGGTAAAGCTGAAGTGCTCCAGATTCATTACGCACATAACGGAAAAAGCACGTTCGGCGGTATAAGTCTGGAATCCCCGTTGTCCCCGGCCGTAAATGTCACAGAGGGTTCAACGATTGAATTCGATGTCTACTATCCCAAGAGTGCGCAAGGCAAATTCATGAGATGGAGAATCAGAAATACGGGCACTAACCTCGATACCTATCTTAGGGATTACCAGTACAACAACCTGAATCCTGACTGGGTGGGCAGCTACAACGGTGAATCCTGGTTGAAGGCGCATCACAGCATTACTGCCTCAACGGGCAATTCCTCGAACTTCATTCTTGAGCTACATGGCGAGAATGCCCGTCCTGCAGAAACCGGTATGCTGCTTGTCGCCAACATTGAGATTACCGCACCTGATCCTAGTGGCGTTGCACTTCCGAGTGTAGTCAACAAGGAAAACCAGAGTGCCGTAGCGCCTCTAAAGAGTCTGTACAATAAGGAGAATGGCCTGTTCATGGTCGGCGCGATCGGCACGGGACCCGTAACCGGAACCCGCGCCAATCACTATGAAATCTTCGTCGACGGCAACAATCTGAAGGCCGATGGTACGCATCCCCGTGGCCCGGAGTGGCTGAAAAGCGTTAGCGGCGAGGCCCTGAACGGCGCAACCACTACCCCTGGATTAGCGGAATATAGCTTCCCGACCAATTCTTATCAGGCGATCAGGGATTCCGGAACTCCCGGACAGTACAAGTCTCACGGCCATGTTCTGGCATGGTACAACCAGGCCCCCGGATGGATGACACAGATGATTCCCGCGAACCTTACTTCCGGGTATAATGGCGGGACCGATTTCTACGGACTGGGCAACGGCGTCACAACTACGGTCAAGGTAGACAAAGAAATGGCGAGAAGGGTGCAGTTCAACCACACCATGTATGTGATGCGGCACTTCCTGACCACAGATACGAAGTACGGCTCCAGCGAATCCCGTGGCGTCATTCCCTTTAATTCCTGGGATGTACTCAACGAAGAGGTTCACGAGAGCCGCCACAGCGAACTCATCCCCGGGGATGCGAACAGCTGGAGAACTAGCCTGAAACATACCAACTGGCTTGCTGCCATGTCGGATGATCAGATTGGCGGCGACATCACCGACCATTACATTTACCTGCTCTTCAAAAACGCGCACATCGCGGCTCCCAACGCCAAGATGGCGGCAGCTTACAAAGCCAATTACACTAATCTTCCGGAGTACATGAAGCTTGATGGACACGACAACGACGGCAGCATTGACACTTACATCGTTGACAATCCACCGAAGCTGACCTATAACGATTACGGACTTGCGACCCGCAGCAAAGCGAGAACAGTATACAATATGGTTCTCGAATTAAATACCGCATGGCGTTCCGATCCGCTGTATGACGGAAGACCCCTGATCGAAGATATCGGTATCCAGGGACACGATGCGGTGGGGAAGACCCTTGCGAGCGATAACCAATATGCGATGGCCCTCTATGCCTCTCTCGTTGACCGGGGCCTGCTATCAGGTATTACTTATTCAGAGCTTGACCTTAAGGTACCGACCGATGCCCCCGGAGGAGGCGCGACCGCTCCCGCAGTGCTCAATGTGAGACAGTCGGATGCCCTTGGTTATCAGTACGCGCTGCTGTACAAAACGTTTAACAAGTTCGCCCCGTATATCGATCACATCATCAGCTGGGGAGTATCCGGTTCCGGATGGCAGGGAAGCTATGTCCTGTTTGACGGTCAGAGCAATGCAAATGCCGGCTACTATGGCGCCATGAAACCGGACAGATTCATTCTTGGACATTCGTATCTGGATGGTTTTTTTACAGGCGAATTCGAGAAAATTCAGAACGATGTCATTGACCTTGGCGATCTTGGAGTCTATAGACCCGGCAGTGTGAATGCGGACCTCAGCAGCTTGACACTGAGCGCGGGAACACTCCAGCCTGCGTTCAACACAGCCACCACAGAGTACGATGTTTCTCTAAAGGATGCTGACAGCATTACCGTGACAGCGGCAGCGGCAGACAGCAGGTCATCCATTAAAGTGAACGATAAGGTGGTTGCAAGCGGTACAGCTTCCGAAGCTATAGCGCTGACACCTGGAACAAGAACGGATATAAAGGTTGAGGTAACAGGTGCAGACGGCAGGGTCAAGACGTACACTCTAAAAGTAGTCAATGGCAAGACGGAGACTCCGTCCACTCCGGAACCAGGAACACCATCTGCAACACCTACGCCTGCAACATCTTCAACGCCTGCACCTGAAGTACCTTCAGCCCCTGCACCTGCAGCTTCTGCAACACCTGCCCCTTCCGCACCAGTGGTACAGGGTCAGACAGTAACCATGCAGGCGACAGTGAACAAGGGTACAGCATTGGTTAAGGTATCGGATCTGGCAAAAGCAAAGGAATTCATGGAGAAAAATGTTACCCTGGACATTCCTGCCGCGCAAGGAGTGAATTCATACTCGGTCGGCTTGCCTGCTGCAGCACTGACAAGCGGAACCAAGGATGACAAACTCACCATTTCCACAGAATTCGGTCAGGTCGTCATTTCCGGGAATATGTTGACAGGCGTGACTGAAAGCAGCGGTAAGGAAGTAGCGCTGGAGATTGGAAAAGGCGACAAGTCAGGGCTCCCGGCGGAAGTGAAGGCGGCTCTTGGCGATAGGCCGGTCATTCAGCTTAGCCTTAAGGTGGACGGAAAAGAAGCAGCCTGGAGCAATCCGGATGCCCCTGTGACGGTATCCGTGCCTTACAAGCCGTCTGCGGATGATTTGAAGAATCCCGAAATGATTGGGGTCTGGTACATTGACGGAAGCGGGAATGTGATGACTGTACCAAGCGGACGGTATGCTTCCAAGACCGGTAGGGTAACCTTCACAACTACTCATTTCAGCGACTTCGCGGTAGCTTACGTATCCAGGACATTCAAAGATCTCGGAACGGCAGCATGGGCCAAGAACGCAATCGAAGTCCTGACGTCCAAGGATATTCTCAAGACTGAGGGCGGTGAATTCCATCCGTCAACCGAGATCACCAGAGCAGATTTCCTGTACTCCCTCGTTAGGGCACTTGGCTTGACTGCCAAGGGAAATGGGAATTTCAGCGATGTGCAAGAGAATGCTTACTACTATAATGAAATTGCCATAGCCAAAGCACTTGGTATTACGAACGGCCTGGACAACGGCAGATTCGGCAGCGCTCTTAAGATCACAAGACAGGACATGATGGTGTTGACCGAAAGAGCCTTGAAGCTGGAGAAGAAGTTGAATAACCCGGGTGCGGCTGAGGATCTGGAGAAATTCTCTGACAAGTCCAAAGTGGCTTCCTATGCGGTGAACAGCGTAGCTGCCATGGTGAAGGAAGGATTGATCGAAGGCAGCGGTAACAAAGTCAATCCGGCCGGCAACACCACCAAAGCAGAAGCTGCGGTATTCCTCTACAGACTGTATAATAAATAA
- a CDS encoding AraC family transcriptional regulator, translating to MEVFPVFTGEYLFDSCSPVQMLLTQETVTSVRHQHDFVELAYVVQGEGIHQADEDKMQVMQGDLLVIPPGVSHVFQPQDLTGAEPLLIYNCMLRPELGRMLSGLPEPFSEEEMLPLLKLLEVKQWFGYRESSVELALVLRRMHEMQSCGSLGDPQQLYPLLFELADLILPAAAIPFAQQPGMDYDPLHDVILYMISHFREKITLKEMSRQFAVSSRQFQRLFKIKTGRSYIQMLQEIRMKYSCLLLMFTELGIQSIALEVGIYDMKYFYRLFREYSGMTPASYRNRLQSHFVSAKEMMSSAEHCSH from the coding sequence ATGGAAGTTTTTCCGGTCTTTACTGGGGAATATCTATTTGACTCCTGTTCGCCGGTACAAATGCTCCTGACTCAGGAAACGGTCACTTCCGTACGTCATCAGCACGATTTTGTAGAGCTCGCCTATGTGGTTCAGGGGGAAGGCATCCACCAAGCGGATGAGGATAAAATGCAGGTTATGCAAGGAGATTTGTTAGTTATACCACCCGGGGTTTCCCATGTCTTTCAGCCGCAGGATCTGACCGGTGCAGAGCCGCTCCTCATCTACAATTGTATGCTCAGGCCTGAGCTTGGCAGGATGCTCAGCGGGCTGCCGGAACCCTTTTCTGAAGAAGAGATGCTCCCGCTCCTGAAGCTTCTGGAGGTGAAGCAATGGTTCGGGTATAGAGAGAGCAGCGTGGAGCTGGCCTTAGTACTCCGCCGTATGCATGAGATGCAGAGCTGCGGCTCCCTTGGGGACCCACAGCAGCTATACCCGTTGCTGTTCGAACTGGCAGACCTCATACTGCCCGCAGCCGCCATTCCGTTCGCTCAGCAGCCCGGGATGGACTATGATCCGCTGCATGACGTCATCCTGTATATGATCAGTCATTTCAGAGAGAAAATCACACTGAAGGAGATGAGCCGCCAGTTTGCGGTGAGCTCCCGCCAGTTTCAGCGATTATTCAAAATTAAGACCGGCAGGTCCTATATCCAGATGCTCCAGGAAATCCGCATGAAATATAGCTGCCTCCTGCTGATGTTCACAGAGCTTGGGATACAGTCCATTGCCCTGGAGGTCGGAATTTACGACATGAAATATTTCTACCGGCTATTTCGTGAATATAGCGGTATGACTCCTGCCTCTTATCGAAACCGGTTGCAGAGCCACTTTGTGTCGGCGAAGGAGATGATGAGCAGTGCTGAACATTGCTCCCATTAA
- the rlmD gene encoding 23S rRNA (uracil(1939)-C(5))-methyltransferase RlmD → MSKHRSGRSASRREQGPASVAGLPVIKNDEVLLDIIGMTHEGEGVGRVEGFTLFVQGALPGEKVRARVLKTKKQYGYAKLMELVQASPDRIGPPCPIYDQCGGCQLQHMDYTAQLAWKRQLVVDNLERIGKLQVAGVPNAGAAGSPGAGANVASTMAADSLNEGIVVLPTLGMDEPWRYRNKAQVPIGVTDGGLVGGFYARGSHRIIDMETCLIQHEDNDKVVAAVKSLGRELGITAYDEETGRGLLRHVVVKKAFRTGQMMLVLVTNGRDIPHLDAWLGSIREQLPEVASICQNINTQKTNVIFGNDTRVLWGSDVIYDYIGDVQFAISARSFYQVNPVQTEVLYGRTLEYAALTGSETVIDAYCGIGTISLFLAQHADQVYGVEIVPEAIEDARANAKLNNMSNVKFEVGASEDVIPAWKEQGITPDVIVVDPPRKGCDPRLLETILLMKPERVVYVSCNPSTLARDLRVLEDGGYRTVEVTPVDMFPHTVHVESVVKLERR, encoded by the coding sequence ATGAGTAAACACCGCAGCGGGCGCAGCGCAAGCCGCCGGGAACAAGGACCGGCCTCTGTCGCCGGACTGCCAGTGATTAAGAATGATGAGGTCCTGCTCGATATTATCGGCATGACCCATGAAGGTGAAGGGGTAGGCCGCGTAGAGGGCTTTACCCTTTTTGTGCAGGGCGCTCTCCCCGGTGAGAAGGTCCGCGCCAGAGTGCTGAAGACCAAGAAGCAGTATGGCTATGCCAAGCTGATGGAGCTGGTACAGGCTAGCCCCGACCGTATAGGGCCGCCTTGCCCGATCTATGATCAATGCGGCGGCTGCCAGCTGCAGCATATGGATTATACCGCCCAGCTGGCGTGGAAACGGCAGCTGGTGGTGGACAACCTGGAGCGGATCGGGAAGCTGCAGGTTGCGGGTGTGCCAAACGCAGGTGCTGCAGGGTCTCCGGGTGCAGGTGCTAATGTGGCAAGTACAATGGCTGCGGATTCCCTGAACGAAGGAATCGTTGTCCTGCCTACCCTTGGCATGGACGAGCCTTGGCGTTACCGCAACAAGGCTCAGGTGCCGATTGGCGTGACCGACGGCGGTCTGGTCGGCGGATTCTACGCACGCGGCAGTCACCGGATCATCGACATGGAGACCTGTCTGATTCAGCATGAAGACAATGACAAGGTCGTTGCTGCCGTGAAGAGCCTTGGCCGTGAGCTTGGCATTACCGCCTATGACGAAGAGACCGGCCGCGGGCTGCTGCGCCACGTTGTGGTGAAGAAGGCCTTCCGCACCGGCCAGATGATGCTGGTGCTGGTTACGAATGGCCGGGATATCCCGCATCTGGATGCCTGGCTCGGCAGTATCCGTGAGCAGCTTCCTGAAGTGGCGAGCATCTGCCAGAACATTAACACCCAGAAGACTAATGTAATCTTCGGTAACGATACCCGCGTCTTATGGGGCAGCGATGTCATCTACGATTATATCGGAGATGTGCAGTTCGCTATCTCAGCGCGTTCCTTCTACCAGGTGAACCCGGTCCAGACCGAGGTACTGTACGGCAGAACCCTGGAATACGCTGCGTTAACCGGAAGCGAGACTGTAATTGATGCCTACTGCGGCATCGGAACCATCTCGCTGTTCCTGGCCCAGCATGCAGACCAGGTCTACGGGGTGGAAATTGTGCCTGAAGCTATAGAGGATGCCCGCGCGAACGCGAAGCTTAACAACATGAGCAATGTGAAGTTTGAAGTTGGTGCCTCAGAGGATGTCATCCCTGCCTGGAAAGAGCAGGGCATCACCCCGGACGTCATCGTCGTCGATCCCCCGCGCAAGGGCTGCGACCCGCGCCTCTTGGAGACCATCTTGCTAATGAAGCCGGAGCGGGTAGTATACGTGTCGTGCAACCCGTCGACACTGGCCCGGGACTTGCGGGTGCTGGAGGATGGCGGGTACAGAACCGTGGAGGTCACTCCGGTGGATATGTTCCCGCATACGGTGCATGTGGAGTCGGTAGTGAAGTTAGAAAGAAGATAA